The Ciconia boyciana chromosome 2, ASM3463844v1, whole genome shotgun sequence genome has a segment encoding these proteins:
- the NME8 gene encoding thioredoxin domain-containing protein 3, with translation MEGKKKETQLQAIITNQNQWDKMLLTKGVVVIDVYQAWCGPCKAVVNLFRKLKNEFGEDDVLHFAVAEADSIPTLQPFRNKCEPVFLFCVNGKIIAIVRGVNAPLISKKITELVQEEREIAAGQKERTEVDELVFLEEKSSEETVEENVPEEVVRYSVGIIKPDDVLEGRVEEIKQKVDKI, from the exons ATGGaaggcaagaagaaagaaacccaGCTCCAG gcCATAATAACCAATCAAAACCAGTGGGATAAAATGTTGCTGACAAAAGGTGTAGTAG TAATAGATGTGTATCAAGCTTGGTGTGGTCCTTGCAAAGCTGTGGTGAATttattcagaaaactgaagaatgaGTTTGGTGAAGATGATGTGTTGCATTTTGCAGTG GCAGAGGCTGACAGCATTCCAACTCTGCAACCATTTAGGAATAAATGTGaacctgtgtttcttttttgtgtt AATGGCAAAATTATTGCAATAGTGAGAGGTGTAAATGCTCCTCTTATAAGTAAGAAAATAACAGAGCTAGTGCAAGAAGAGAGGGAAATTGCAGCTGGACAGAAGGAACGTACCGAG GTAGATGAACTTGTTTTCCTAGAAGAGAAATCATCAGAAGAGACTGTTGAGGAGAATGTACCTGAGG aaGTAGTCAGATATTCTGTTGGAATTATAAAACCTGACGATGTCTTAGAGGGACGCGtagaggaaattaaacaaaaggtAGACAAAATTTGA
- the LOC140648141 gene encoding thioredoxin domain-containing protein 6-like isoform X1 — translation MLTAEQIRVFYARNKEQPDFEDFVQFMMSGPCHILVITKKEATDAIPHWKELRELRESVPDEPKAEKPDRLEGTMETESILNICDVQDSVEDASRQLAFFFPNFYIKKTDQKVEKTLALIRPSLLKERRHSIMQRIKDDGFKIAMQKEIILSEEQTREFYKEHENQDYFPVLLEQMTSGPTLVLALTRENAVAHWRDLLGPKTVEEAKKENPNSLRAKYAVNNIPIDQLHGSSTPDDAQKELQFFFPQEHTLALIKPAAAKKHKDDIMQKVKDAGFTISKIKEEALTREMATQFYKDHKGKPFFEELVTCMTEGPSVIMVLTKVNAVEEWRQLMGPTDPEVAKETSPESIRARFAQDILSNAVHGSSNREHALKSIECVFGEIDID, via the exons atgttaACTGCAGAGCAAATCAGAGTATTCTATGCCCGGAATAAAGAACag CCTGATTTTGAAGATTTTGTTCAATTCATGATGAGTGGACCATGCCACATTTTGGTAATCActaaaaaagaagcaactgaTGCTATTCCTCACTGGAAAGAACTACGTGAATTGAGGGAGAGTGTGCCTGATGAGCCTAAGGCTGAGAAGCCAGACAG GTTGGAAGGAACCATGGAAACTGAGAGTATATTAAATATATGTGATGTGCAAGACAGTGTTGAAGATGCCAGCAGACAACTTGCCttctttttcccaaatttttatataaagaagACAGACCAAAAAGTTGAAAAGACTTTGGCCTTAATTAGACCTTCTCTCTTAAAGGAAAGACGAC ATTCTATCATGCAAAGAATAAAGGATGATGGCTTTAAAATagcaatgcagaaagaaataatcctATCTGAAGAGCAAACACGTGAATTTTACAAAGAGCATGAAAATCAAGACTACTTCCCAGTCCTTCTAGAGCAAATGACAAG TGGTCCAACTCTTGTACTTGCTCTAACACGAGAAAATGCTGTAGCACACTGGAGAGATTTACTAGGCCCAAAGACTGTCGAAGAGGCTAAGAAGGAAAATCCAAACAG TTTACGTGCAAAGTATGCAGTCAACAACATACCTATTGACCAGCTGCATGGTAGTTCTACACCTGATGATGCTCAGAAGGAATTACAGTTCTTCTTCCCTCAGGAGCACACTTTGGCATTAATCAAACCTGCTGCTGCTAAGAAGCATAAAG ATGACATTATGCAAAAAGTTAAAGATGCTGGATTTACCATCTCAAAGATTAAAGAAGAAGCTTTAACTCGTGAAATGGCTACACAGTTTTATAAGGATCACAAAGGAAAACCCTTTTTTGAAGAGCTAGTGACTTGTATGACCGA GGGCCCATCGGTGATAATGGTCTTAACAAAGGTAAATGCTGTGGAAGAGTGGAGGCAACTAATGGGTCCAACCGATCCAGAAGTGGCAAAAGAGACCTCTCCTGAATCAATTCGAGCTCGGTTTGCACAAGATATTTTGTCCAATGCTGTTCACGGATCATCTAATAGAGAACATGCACTGAAAAGCATTGAGTGTGTATTTGGGGAGATTGATATAGATTGA
- the LOC140648141 gene encoding thioredoxin domain-containing protein 6-like isoform X3 — MLTAEQIRVFYARNKEQPDFEDFVQFMMSGPCHILVITKKEATDAIPHWKELRELRESVPDEPKAEKPDRLEGTMETESILNICDVQDSVEDASRQLAFFFPNFYIKKTDQKVEKTLALIRPSLLKERRHSIMQRIKDDGFKIAMQKEIILSEEQTREFYKEHENQDYFPVLLEQMTSGPTLVLALTRENAVAHWRDLLGPKTVEEAKKENPNSLRAKYAVNNIPIDQLHGSSTPDDAQKELQFFFPQEHTLALIKPAAAKKHKDDIMQKVKDAGFTISKIKEEALTREMATQFYKDHKGKPFFEELVTCMTE, encoded by the exons atgttaACTGCAGAGCAAATCAGAGTATTCTATGCCCGGAATAAAGAACag CCTGATTTTGAAGATTTTGTTCAATTCATGATGAGTGGACCATGCCACATTTTGGTAATCActaaaaaagaagcaactgaTGCTATTCCTCACTGGAAAGAACTACGTGAATTGAGGGAGAGTGTGCCTGATGAGCCTAAGGCTGAGAAGCCAGACAG GTTGGAAGGAACCATGGAAACTGAGAGTATATTAAATATATGTGATGTGCAAGACAGTGTTGAAGATGCCAGCAGACAACTTGCCttctttttcccaaatttttatataaagaagACAGACCAAAAAGTTGAAAAGACTTTGGCCTTAATTAGACCTTCTCTCTTAAAGGAAAGACGAC ATTCTATCATGCAAAGAATAAAGGATGATGGCTTTAAAATagcaatgcagaaagaaataatcctATCTGAAGAGCAAACACGTGAATTTTACAAAGAGCATGAAAATCAAGACTACTTCCCAGTCCTTCTAGAGCAAATGACAAG TGGTCCAACTCTTGTACTTGCTCTAACACGAGAAAATGCTGTAGCACACTGGAGAGATTTACTAGGCCCAAAGACTGTCGAAGAGGCTAAGAAGGAAAATCCAAACAG TTTACGTGCAAAGTATGCAGTCAACAACATACCTATTGACCAGCTGCATGGTAGTTCTACACCTGATGATGCTCAGAAGGAATTACAGTTCTTCTTCCCTCAGGAGCACACTTTGGCATTAATCAAACCTGCTGCTGCTAAGAAGCATAAAG ATGACATTATGCAAAAAGTTAAAGATGCTGGATTTACCATCTCAAAGATTAAAGAAGAAGCTTTAACTCGTGAAATGGCTACACAGTTTTATAAGGATCACAAAGGAAAACCCTTTTTTGAAGAGCTAGTGACTTGTATGACCGAGTAA
- the LOC140648141 gene encoding thioredoxin domain-containing protein 6-like isoform X2, whose protein sequence is MMSGPCHILVITKKEATDAIPHWKELRELRESVPDEPKAEKPDRLEGTMETESILNICDVQDSVEDASRQLAFFFPNFYIKKTDQKVEKTLALIRPSLLKERRHSIMQRIKDDGFKIAMQKEIILSEEQTREFYKEHENQDYFPVLLEQMTSGPTLVLALTRENAVAHWRDLLGPKTVEEAKKENPNSLRAKYAVNNIPIDQLHGSSTPDDAQKELQFFFPQEHTLALIKPAAAKKHKDDIMQKVKDAGFTISKIKEEALTREMATQFYKDHKGKPFFEELVTCMTEGPSVIMVLTKVNAVEEWRQLMGPTDPEVAKETSPESIRARFAQDILSNAVHGSSNREHALKSIECVFGEIDID, encoded by the exons ATGATGAGTGGACCATGCCACATTTTGGTAATCActaaaaaagaagcaactgaTGCTATTCCTCACTGGAAAGAACTACGTGAATTGAGGGAGAGTGTGCCTGATGAGCCTAAGGCTGAGAAGCCAGACAG GTTGGAAGGAACCATGGAAACTGAGAGTATATTAAATATATGTGATGTGCAAGACAGTGTTGAAGATGCCAGCAGACAACTTGCCttctttttcccaaatttttatataaagaagACAGACCAAAAAGTTGAAAAGACTTTGGCCTTAATTAGACCTTCTCTCTTAAAGGAAAGACGAC ATTCTATCATGCAAAGAATAAAGGATGATGGCTTTAAAATagcaatgcagaaagaaataatcctATCTGAAGAGCAAACACGTGAATTTTACAAAGAGCATGAAAATCAAGACTACTTCCCAGTCCTTCTAGAGCAAATGACAAG TGGTCCAACTCTTGTACTTGCTCTAACACGAGAAAATGCTGTAGCACACTGGAGAGATTTACTAGGCCCAAAGACTGTCGAAGAGGCTAAGAAGGAAAATCCAAACAG TTTACGTGCAAAGTATGCAGTCAACAACATACCTATTGACCAGCTGCATGGTAGTTCTACACCTGATGATGCTCAGAAGGAATTACAGTTCTTCTTCCCTCAGGAGCACACTTTGGCATTAATCAAACCTGCTGCTGCTAAGAAGCATAAAG ATGACATTATGCAAAAAGTTAAAGATGCTGGATTTACCATCTCAAAGATTAAAGAAGAAGCTTTAACTCGTGAAATGGCTACACAGTTTTATAAGGATCACAAAGGAAAACCCTTTTTTGAAGAGCTAGTGACTTGTATGACCGA GGGCCCATCGGTGATAATGGTCTTAACAAAGGTAAATGCTGTGGAAGAGTGGAGGCAACTAATGGGTCCAACCGATCCAGAAGTGGCAAAAGAGACCTCTCCTGAATCAATTCGAGCTCGGTTTGCACAAGATATTTTGTCCAATGCTGTTCACGGATCATCTAATAGAGAACATGCACTGAAAAGCATTGAGTGTGTATTTGGGGAGATTGATATAGATTGA